In a genomic window of Ciona intestinalis unplaced genomic scaffold, KH HT001241.1, whole genome shotgun sequence:
- the LOC100181523 gene encoding McKusick-Kaufman/Bardet-Biedl syndromes putative chaperonin — protein sequence MNRLKILPLRDDSLKSKLLELKRTFETSYGPSGKLKLFAEQSGEQSYGSSSTLFLRSVVNLYEDDPVIKLLFTSIKEHLKNYKDFGLFCSFTCLSLLHSGLTTDVPASVVTQCYEKFLCEISDFISSSALSFDVSSLTSFTKLLNGVIWTKPTLKLTVNEVETWSMQMLKACIKQMPCKGWRPSNPLPAITYQQSALKQNPQVFDGVILELYHYTASDLHDICAVVSMKQNRRVMVINLTQIADSQTEMFKNSTKSEVNKFSENETKKFMQKIVGCKISILFSQRIVSDEIKKFLSEQSVTVIDRIGRDAIDSVKDITRCKIIEYFCEEPIHCISTIDDIREITFNGKSYILLTNSSIPMCSIIVFYSNPAIEHDVRHICTAALHTFWQTVNSQKVLPGGGKLEIEIARNLRRIYSNQNTHTDIPCTKSQFLICLENFCSVFDHIGHMLHDSPNNCPVIQDCYTSKYNAIMVAVQTACMVLGIQFHITD from the coding sequence ATGAACAGATTGAAAATCTTACCTTTGCGGGATGACAGTttgaaaagtaaattattGGAGCTGAAACGCACGTTCGAAACAAGCTATGGACCAAGTGGGAAACTGAAATTATTCGCTGAACAGAGTGGAGAACAAAGTTATGGATCGTCTTCAACTTTGTTCTTACGTTCTGTGGTAAATCTATACGAAGACGATCCCGTAATAAAACTACTGTTTACAAGCATCAAAGAGCACTTGAAAAACTACAAAGATTTCGgtttgttttgtagttttacatGCCTGTCGTTACTTCATAGCGGTTTAACAACGGACGTACCAGCGTCCGTGGTAACCCAGTGCTACGAAAAATTTTTGTGCGAAATTTCAGACTTTATTTCCAGCTCGGCTCTCAGTTTTGACGTCAGTTCATTGACATCATTTACAAAGCTGTTAAATGGGGTAATTTGGACCAAGCCAACTCTAAAACTTACTGTAAATGAAGTGGAGACCTGGTCAATGCAGATGTTAAAAGCCTGCATAAAACAAATGCCTTGTAAAGGCTGGAGACCAAGTAATCCATTACCAGCAATCACTTATCAACAGAGCGCACTAAAACAAAACCCACAAGTGTTTGATGGAGTTATACTCGAACTATATCATTATACAGCAAGTGATTTACATGATATTTGTGCTGTCGtttctatgaaacaaaaccgCCGAGTCATGGTAATAAACCTGACACAAATTGCTGACTCACAAACTGAAATGTTCAAAAACTCAACCAAATCTGAAGTGAACAAATTCTCTGAAAATGAAACTAAAAAGTTCATGCAAAAAATTGTGGGCTGTAAAATTTCAATTCTATTTAGCCAAAGAATCGTTTCAgacgaaataaaaaagttcCTTTCTGAACAAAGTGTCACTGTAATAGACCGGATAGGTCGTGATGCAATTGATTCGGTAAAGGACATCACAAGGTGTAAGATAATTGAGTATTTTTGTGAAGAACCAATTCATTGTATTAGTACCATTGATGATATAAGAGAAATTACTTTTAATGGGAAATCGTACATTCTTTTAACAAATTCTTCAATTCCTATGTGTTCTATTatagtattttattcaaatccAGCAATTGAGCATGATGTTCGACATATATGCACTGCTGCGTTACATACATTCTGGCAAACAGTAAACAGCCAAAAGGTTTTACCTGGTGGCGGAAAATTGGAAATTGAAATAGCAAGAAATTTACGCAGAATTTATTCAAACCAAAACACCCACACCGATATTCCATGCACGAAAAGTCAATTCCTGatttgtttagaaaatttttgttctgtttttgaCCATATTGGTCATATGCTGCATGACAGTCCAAATAATTGCCCTGTAATTCAGGACTGTTATACCTCAAAATATAACGCTATAATGGTGGCTGTGCAAACTGCTTGCATGGTACTAGGTATACAGTTTCATATAACGgattaa
- the LOC100179191 gene encoding coiled-coil domain-containing protein 85B isoform X2: MEYHQQSSPSSSSSTSSPSSRGSDVGCLRSPTDIELRHEGLDHVIQRLRFAENENKKLLVERSRAMKDVNRKLQVHLLEVRGVREVNQKLMLEKDALLKEKEELAGICCFLDDDREKAKKVAREWQMFGRYATGVLQKELATCHQKIKDLELKQTTLVQENKTLKEICLMLDQENAGNRSSVDSQSSFPPPPNLLHTPETRDSGDGSSNGSTASNYSPDHHSRSLTKDNLPLSSSLQNDSYLRHFEHRMLRSDEPKVMVKRITVPPSPPATSTHDFTFSNLSTNLTTPPMHSMPSDINRHRNHTRMPHLSSSDASLPPKPTPSQKPEAIVHAMKVLQLHDQLDKDTEDTEYPLSPVNNTILDDKEKAMVREMCNQPGDSFV; encoded by the exons atggagTATCACCAGCAGTCTTCCCCATCTTCTTCCTCCTCTACTTCCTCTCCCTCCTCCCGAGGATCTGATGTTGGATGTTTACGTTCTCCCACCGACATCGAGCTTCGCCACGAAGGCCTCGATCATGTGATCCAAAGATTACGATTTGCggaaaacgaaaataaaaaattactcGTTGAAAGGAGCAGAGCAATGAAAGATGTGAACAGAAAGTTACAG GTTCACCTTCTTGAAGTGCGAGGAGTAAGAGAAGTGAATCAAAAACTAATGCTCGAGAAAGATGCTTTGCTTAAAGAGAAAGAAGAACTGGCAGGGATCTGTTGTTTCCTTGATGACGACCGAGAAAAAGCGAAAAAAGTAGCAAGAGAGTGGCAAATGTTTGGACGTTATGCAACTGGTGTACTGCAGAAAGAACTGGCCACTTGccatcaaaaaataaaagacttAGAGTTGAAACAAACCACTCTGGTGCAGGAGAATAAAACCTTAAAGGAGATATGCTTAATGTTGGACCAGGAGAACGCGGGAAACAGAAGTTCAGTTGACAGTCAGAGCAGTTTCCCTCCTCCCCCTAATCTTCTTCATACTCCGGAAACAAGGGACTCTGGAGACGGAAGCAGCAACGGATCAACGGCGAGCAACTATAGCCCAGATCATCATTCCCGCTCATTGACAAAAGATAATCTTCCGCTTTCTA GTTCTCTTCAAAATGATTCCTATTTACGCCACTTTGAACACCGGATGTTACGATCTGATGAACCTAAAGTGATGGTTAAACGG ATTACTGTCCCGCCATCTCCCCCAGCAACCTCAACTCACGATTTTACGTTTTCCAACCTGTCAACCAACCTAACCACCCCTCCCATGCATTCCATGCCCTCGGATATCAACAGGCATAGAAACCACACAAGAATG CCTCATTTGTCGAGCAGTGATGCTTCTCTACCACCTAAACCAACACCTTCCCAAAAACCTGAAGCCATTGTACATGCTATGAAG GTTTTGCAATTACATGACCAATTAGACAAAGATACAGAAGACACTGAGTACCCGTTATCACCAGTAAATAACACAATATTAGACGACAAGGAGAAAGCGATGGTGCGAGAAATGTGCAAT CAGCCAGGAGACTCTTTTGTGTGA
- the LOC100179191 gene encoding coiled-coil domain-containing protein 85B isoform X3 codes for MEYHQQSSPSSSSSTSSPSSRGSDVGCLRSPTDIELRHEGLDHVIQRLRFAENENKKLLVERSRAMKDVNRKLQVHLLEVRGVREVNQKLMLEKDALLKEKEELAGICCFLDDDREKAKKVAREWQMFGRYATGVLQKELATCHQKIKDLELKQTTLVQENKTLKEICLMLDQENAGNRSSVDSQSSFPPPPNLLHTPETRDSGDGSSNGSTASNYSPDHHSRSLTKDNLPLSSSLQNDSYLRHFEHRMLRSDEPKVMVKRITVPPSPPATSTHDFTFSNLSTNLTTPPMHSMPSDINRHRNHTRMPHLSSSDASLPPKPTPSQKPEAIVHAMKVLQLHDQLDKDTEDTEYPLSPVNNTILDDKEKAMVREMCNPGDSFV; via the exons atggagTATCACCAGCAGTCTTCCCCATCTTCTTCCTCCTCTACTTCCTCTCCCTCCTCCCGAGGATCTGATGTTGGATGTTTACGTTCTCCCACCGACATCGAGCTTCGCCACGAAGGCCTCGATCATGTGATCCAAAGATTACGATTTGCggaaaacgaaaataaaaaattactcGTTGAAAGGAGCAGAGCAATGAAAGATGTGAACAGAAAGTTACAG GTTCACCTTCTTGAAGTGCGAGGAGTAAGAGAAGTGAATCAAAAACTAATGCTCGAGAAAGATGCTTTGCTTAAAGAGAAAGAAGAACTGGCAGGGATCTGTTGTTTCCTTGATGACGACCGAGAAAAAGCGAAAAAAGTAGCAAGAGAGTGGCAAATGTTTGGACGTTATGCAACTGGTGTACTGCAGAAAGAACTGGCCACTTGccatcaaaaaataaaagacttAGAGTTGAAACAAACCACTCTGGTGCAGGAGAATAAAACCTTAAAGGAGATATGCTTAATGTTGGACCAGGAGAACGCGGGAAACAGAAGTTCAGTTGACAGTCAGAGCAGTTTCCCTCCTCCCCCTAATCTTCTTCATACTCCGGAAACAAGGGACTCTGGAGACGGAAGCAGCAACGGATCAACGGCGAGCAACTATAGCCCAGATCATCATTCCCGCTCATTGACAAAAGATAATCTTCCGCTTTCTA GTTCTCTTCAAAATGATTCCTATTTACGCCACTTTGAACACCGGATGTTACGATCTGATGAACCTAAAGTGATGGTTAAACGG ATTACTGTCCCGCCATCTCCCCCAGCAACCTCAACTCACGATTTTACGTTTTCCAACCTGTCAACCAACCTAACCACCCCTCCCATGCATTCCATGCCCTCGGATATCAACAGGCATAGAAACCACACAAGAATG CCTCATTTGTCGAGCAGTGATGCTTCTCTACCACCTAAACCAACACCTTCCCAAAAACCTGAAGCCATTGTACATGCTATGAAG GTTTTGCAATTACATGACCAATTAGACAAAGATACAGAAGACACTGAGTACCCGTTATCACCAGTAAATAACACAATATTAGACGACAAGGAGAAAGCGATGGTGCGAGAAATGTGCAAT CCAGGAGACTCTTTTGTGTGA
- the LOC100179191 gene encoding coiled-coil domain-containing protein 85C isoform X1, protein MEYHQQSSPSSSSSTSSPSSRGSDVGCLRSPTDIELRHEGLDHVIQRLRFAENENKKLLVERSRAMKDVNRKLQVHLLEVRGVREVNQKLMLEKDALLKEKEELAGICCFLDDDREKAKKVAREWQMFGRYATGVLQKELATCHQKIKDLELKQTTLVQENKTLKEICLMLDQENAGNRSSVDSQSSFPPPPNLLHTPETRDSGDGSSNGSTASNYSPDHHSRSLTKDNLPLSSSLQNDSYLRHFEHRMLRSDEPKVMVKRITVPPSPPATSTHDFTFSNLSTNLTTPPMHSMPSDINRHRNHTRMPHLSSSDASLPPKPTPSQKPEAIVHAMKVLQLHDQLDKDTEDTEYPLSPVNNTILDDKEKAMVREMCNVVWRKLGDKGKGKLASSKPGLQKTASVSNL, encoded by the exons atggagTATCACCAGCAGTCTTCCCCATCTTCTTCCTCCTCTACTTCCTCTCCCTCCTCCCGAGGATCTGATGTTGGATGTTTACGTTCTCCCACCGACATCGAGCTTCGCCACGAAGGCCTCGATCATGTGATCCAAAGATTACGATTTGCggaaaacgaaaataaaaaattactcGTTGAAAGGAGCAGAGCAATGAAAGATGTGAACAGAAAGTTACAG GTTCACCTTCTTGAAGTGCGAGGAGTAAGAGAAGTGAATCAAAAACTAATGCTCGAGAAAGATGCTTTGCTTAAAGAGAAAGAAGAACTGGCAGGGATCTGTTGTTTCCTTGATGACGACCGAGAAAAAGCGAAAAAAGTAGCAAGAGAGTGGCAAATGTTTGGACGTTATGCAACTGGTGTACTGCAGAAAGAACTGGCCACTTGccatcaaaaaataaaagacttAGAGTTGAAACAAACCACTCTGGTGCAGGAGAATAAAACCTTAAAGGAGATATGCTTAATGTTGGACCAGGAGAACGCGGGAAACAGAAGTTCAGTTGACAGTCAGAGCAGTTTCCCTCCTCCCCCTAATCTTCTTCATACTCCGGAAACAAGGGACTCTGGAGACGGAAGCAGCAACGGATCAACGGCGAGCAACTATAGCCCAGATCATCATTCCCGCTCATTGACAAAAGATAATCTTCCGCTTTCTA GTTCTCTTCAAAATGATTCCTATTTACGCCACTTTGAACACCGGATGTTACGATCTGATGAACCTAAAGTGATGGTTAAACGG ATTACTGTCCCGCCATCTCCCCCAGCAACCTCAACTCACGATTTTACGTTTTCCAACCTGTCAACCAACCTAACCACCCCTCCCATGCATTCCATGCCCTCGGATATCAACAGGCATAGAAACCACACAAGAATG CCTCATTTGTCGAGCAGTGATGCTTCTCTACCACCTAAACCAACACCTTCCCAAAAACCTGAAGCCATTGTACATGCTATGAAG GTTTTGCAATTACATGACCAATTAGACAAAGATACAGAAGACACTGAGTACCCGTTATCACCAGTAAATAACACAATATTAGACGACAAGGAGAAAGCGATGGTGCGAGAAATGTGCAAT GTCGTTTGGCGTAAACTTGGAGACAAGGGCAAAGGAAAGCTCGCCAGCAGCAAACCTGGGCTTCAGAAAACGGCGAGCGTCAGCAATCTATGA
- the LOC100179191 gene encoding coiled-coil domain-containing protein 85C isoform X4 yields the protein MEYHQQSSPSSSSSTSSPSSRGSDVGCLRSPTDIELRHEGLDHVIQRLRFAENENKKLLVERSRAMKDVNRKLQVHLLEVRGVREVNQKLMLEKDALLKEKEELAGICCFLDDDREKAKKVAREWQMFGRYATGVLQKELATCHQKIKDLELKQTTLVQENKTLKEICLMLDQENAGNRSSVDSQSSFPPPPNLLHTPETRDSGDGSSNGSTASNYSPDHHSRSLTKDNLPLSSSLQNDSYLRHFEHRMLRSDEPKVMVKRITVPPSPPATSTHDFTFSNLSTNLTTPPMHSMPSDINRHRNHTRMVLQLHDQLDKDTEDTEYPLSPVNNTILDDKEKAMVREMCNVVWRKLGDKGKGKLASSKPGLQKTASVSNL from the exons atggagTATCACCAGCAGTCTTCCCCATCTTCTTCCTCCTCTACTTCCTCTCCCTCCTCCCGAGGATCTGATGTTGGATGTTTACGTTCTCCCACCGACATCGAGCTTCGCCACGAAGGCCTCGATCATGTGATCCAAAGATTACGATTTGCggaaaacgaaaataaaaaattactcGTTGAAAGGAGCAGAGCAATGAAAGATGTGAACAGAAAGTTACAG GTTCACCTTCTTGAAGTGCGAGGAGTAAGAGAAGTGAATCAAAAACTAATGCTCGAGAAAGATGCTTTGCTTAAAGAGAAAGAAGAACTGGCAGGGATCTGTTGTTTCCTTGATGACGACCGAGAAAAAGCGAAAAAAGTAGCAAGAGAGTGGCAAATGTTTGGACGTTATGCAACTGGTGTACTGCAGAAAGAACTGGCCACTTGccatcaaaaaataaaagacttAGAGTTGAAACAAACCACTCTGGTGCAGGAGAATAAAACCTTAAAGGAGATATGCTTAATGTTGGACCAGGAGAACGCGGGAAACAGAAGTTCAGTTGACAGTCAGAGCAGTTTCCCTCCTCCCCCTAATCTTCTTCATACTCCGGAAACAAGGGACTCTGGAGACGGAAGCAGCAACGGATCAACGGCGAGCAACTATAGCCCAGATCATCATTCCCGCTCATTGACAAAAGATAATCTTCCGCTTTCTA GTTCTCTTCAAAATGATTCCTATTTACGCCACTTTGAACACCGGATGTTACGATCTGATGAACCTAAAGTGATGGTTAAACGG ATTACTGTCCCGCCATCTCCCCCAGCAACCTCAACTCACGATTTTACGTTTTCCAACCTGTCAACCAACCTAACCACCCCTCCCATGCATTCCATGCCCTCGGATATCAACAGGCATAGAAACCACACAAGAATG GTTTTGCAATTACATGACCAATTAGACAAAGATACAGAAGACACTGAGTACCCGTTATCACCAGTAAATAACACAATATTAGACGACAAGGAGAAAGCGATGGTGCGAGAAATGTGCAAT GTCGTTTGGCGTAAACTTGGAGACAAGGGCAAAGGAAAGCTCGCCAGCAGCAAACCTGGGCTTCAGAAAACGGCGAGCGTCAGCAATCTATGA